A single window of Solanum dulcamara chromosome 5, daSolDulc1.2, whole genome shotgun sequence DNA harbors:
- the LOC129888334 gene encoding probable NAD(P)H dehydrogenase subunit CRR3, chloroplastic, with amino-acid sequence MVGVKCMSMSTIIASSSLPPTDPKPPFLKSQTRVEQNERKLSVAEIERAIGAGIFRDRDTSRSHVKEKKTLFDSILSNSVGENEGDVEKKLRQTGEWLIHKTQPTSASAGKQILVAVFQWILPMWILAFLLASGMLNLPFLDDLLL; translated from the exons ATGGTTGGAGTAAAATGTATGTCCATGTCCACAATTATTGCATCTTCATCTCTACCACCCACTGACCCCAAGCCTCCATTCCTCAAAAGCCAAACAAGAGTTGAGCAGAATGAAAGGAAACTCTCAGTTGCAGAGATTGAAAGAGCCATTGGTGCTGGCATTTTCAGAGATAGAGATACCAGCAG GAGTCATGTAAAGGAGAAGAAGACATTGTTTGATTCAATTTTGTCCAATTCTGTTGGGGAGAATGAAGGGGATGTCGAGAAGAAGCTAAGACAAACTGGTGAATGGCTTATTCATAAAACTCAACCCACATCTGCCTCTGCTG GAAAACAGATTTTAGTTGCTGTGTTTCAATGGATTCTACCTATGTGGATTCTTGCATTTCTTCTCGCTTCTGGGATGCTCAACCTACCATTTCTTGATGACTTGCTTTTGTAA
- the LOC129888333 gene encoding vacuolar-processing enzyme-like, which translates to MFVKISFLVALFVLLAEGRNVIESIVEDHDHSIGTKWAVLVAGSNNWYNYRHQADVCHAYQLLKKGGLKDEHIIVFMYDDIAYHPENPRPGVIINNPHGHNVYKGVSKDYTGKDCNAKNFYGVILGNKSALTGGSGKVVNSGPNDYIFIYYTDHGGPGLIGMPVGPFVYAKDLNVVLKKKHASGTYKKMVFYMEACESGSMFDGLLHEGLNIYVTTASKPDENSWATYCSFSDNDDHKYCYGECPPKDYKNICLGDLYSVSWLENSDLHDRRLETLKKQYRRIRKRVLNNGTQGSHMMEYGDLHIHKDALSRYMGSNSPKHTSSTNNYPSNSRHVNQRDVQLLYLLSKFEGAPEGSIRRIEAYRKLNAAISEREDVDKSVRHIGQIMFGVENGPEVLNIVRPAGQPLVDDWDCLKSFVKIFESHCGSLSSYGRKHVRGFSNMCNAGIQRDQMAAAAKQACSS; encoded by the exons ATGTTTGTCAAAATATCATTCCTAGTTGCACTTTTTGTGCTACTAGCTGAGGGTCGTAATGTGATAGAAAGTATTGTTGAAGATCATGACCATTCAATTGGAACTAAATGGGCTGTGTTGGTAGCTGGATCAAATAATTGGTATAATTACAGACATCAG GCTGATGTATGTCATGCTTATCAACTACTGAAGAAAGGAGGTCTAAAAGATGAACAcatcattgtattcatgtatgATGACATTGCTTACCATCCTGAAAATCCTAGACCTGGAGTTATCATAAATAACCCACATGGTCATAATGTGTACAAAGGAGTATCCAAG GACTACACAGGAAAAGATTGTAACGCTAAAAACTTTTATGGTGTTATCCTGGGAAATAAGAGTGCTCTAACTGGAGGCAGTGGAAAAGTTGTGAACAGTGGTCCAaatgattatatttttatttactataCTGATCATGGTGGTCCTGGTTTAATTG GAATGCCTGTAGGACCATTTGTTTATGCCAAGGACTTGAATGTGGTCTTGAAGAAAAAACATGCTTCTGGGACATACAAAAAGATG GTATTTTACATGGAAGCTTGTGAGTCTGGAAGCATGTTTGACGGTCTACTTCATGAAGGTTTGAATATTTATGTAACGACTGCATCAAAACCCGATGAAAATAGTTGGGCTACGTATTGTTCTTTCAGTGATAATGATGATCATAAGTACTGCTATGGTGAGTGTCCACCAAAGGATTACAAGAATATCTGCTTGGGAGATTTGTATAGTGTTTCTTGGCTAGAGAATAG TGATTTGCACGATCGACGACTTGAAACTTTGAAGAAGCAGTATCgaagg ATTCGtaaaagagttttaaataatGGTACACAAGGTTCCCATATGATGGAATATGGTGATTTACATATACATAAGGATGCTCTTTCCAGATATATGGGTTCTAATTCTCCAAAACATACTTCTTCTACCAACAACTACCCCTCAAACTCAAGACATGTTAATCAGCGCGATGTTCAACTCTTGTATCTCTTGTCCAAG TTTGAGGGTGCTCCTGAAGGGTCTATAAGAAGAATAGAAGCTTATAGGAAACTAAATGCAGCTATATCAGAAAGAGAAGATGTAGACAAGAGTGTAAGACATATTGGACAAATTATGTTTGGAGTTGAGAATGGTCCAGAGGTGCTCAACATTGTTCGACCTGCTGGACAACCCCTTGTTGATGATTGGGACTGTCTTAAATCCTTT GTGAAGATATTTGAGTCACATTGTGGATCATTGAGTAGCTATGGTAGAAAACACGTTCGTGGGTTTTCTAACATGTGCAATGCTGGAATCCAAAGGGATCAAATGGCTGCAGCTGCTAAACAAGCATGttcttcttaa